In one Oxyura jamaicensis isolate SHBP4307 breed ruddy duck chromosome 14, BPBGC_Ojam_1.0, whole genome shotgun sequence genomic region, the following are encoded:
- the LOC118174514 gene encoding galanin receptor 2b-like — protein sequence MMEYEDFTSLAGYWNPSDSYQFSPASVIVPVVFSLIFLLGTVGNSLVLAVLLRNRQMGHNTTNLFILNLSLADFFFIVFCVPFQATIYCLEGWVFGSFICKAVHFFIYLTMYASSFTLAAVSVDRYLAIRYPLRSRELRTPCNAVAAMSVIWGLSVVFAGPYLSYYDLIEWEASYICMPGWEEWRRKVMDTSTFAFGYVIPVLVISLSYTRTIKYLWTAVETLEDMSESKKAKRKVTKMIIIVTILFCLCWLPYHVVILRYLYGDFPFNQATYAFRLLSHCMAYANSCLNPIVYALVSKHFRKGFRKVFSCLLRKKHRNKVHVLHAAHAVPRFEAVSTEVSQMHGDNNQCD from the exons ATGATGGAGTATGAGGACTTCACCAGCTTGGCTGGGTACTGGAACCCCTCTGACAGTTACCAGTTCAGTCCTGCTAGTGTCATTGTCCCTGTGGTTTTctccctcatcttcctcctggGCACAGTGGGCAATAGCCtggtgctggcagtgctgctgcgcAATAGGCAGATGGGCCACAACACTACCAACCTCTTCATCCTCAACCTCAGCCTGGCTGACTTCTTCTTCATTGTCTTCTGCGTGCCTTTCCAGGCCACCATCTACTGCCTTGAAGGCTGGGTCTTCGGCTCCTTCATCTGCAAGGCTGTCCACTTCTTCATCTACCTCACCATGTATGCCAGCAGCTTCACGCTGGCTGCCGTCTCTGTGGACAG GTACCTGGCCATCCGCTACCCACTGCGCTCCCGGGAGCTGCGGACCCCCTGCAATGCCGTGGCTGCCATGTCCGTGATCTGGGGCCTCTCTGTGGTCTTTGCAGGCCCCTACCTAAGCTACTACGACCTGATCGAGTGGGAGGCCAGCTACATCTGCATGCCTGGCTGGGAGGAGTGGAGACGCAAGGTCATGGACACCAGCACATTTGCCTTTGGCTATGTCATCCCAGTGCTGGTCATCAGCCTCTCCTACACCAGGACCATCAAGTACCTGTGGACAGCAGTGGAGACCCTGGAGGACATGTCAGAGTCCAAGAAGGCCAAACGGAAAGTAACTAAGATGATCATCATTGTAACCATCCTTTTCTGCCTGTGCTGGCTGCCCTACCACGTAGTCATCCTCCGATACCTTTATGGAGACTTCCCCTTCAACCAGGCCACCTACGCCTTCCGCCTGCTTTCCCACTGCATGGCCTATGCCAACTCCTGCCTCAACCCCATCGTCTATGCCTTGGTCTCCAAGCACTTCCGTAAGGGCTTCAGAAAAGTCTTCAGCTGCCTCCTGAGGAAAAAGCACCGCAACAAGGTGCACGTGCTGCACGCTGCTCACGCTGTGCCTCGCTTCGAGGCAGTATCAACGGAAGTGTCCCAGATGCATGGGGACAATAACCAGTGTGACTGA